The proteins below come from a single Zea mays cultivar B73 chromosome 8, Zm-B73-REFERENCE-NAM-5.0, whole genome shotgun sequence genomic window:
- the LOC109941667 gene encoding uncharacterized protein: protein MFDNVIDSSQVMVQRGGSSRSAARSSRRSTQDTAEVERLREELRQHQERQRVQEEYLRQHAAQQEYYATQFQQQQALIQQLAQAQGIQVSMAPHLHLPYIFLGLHLHLPNIRYMRPLQLPCRCSNNMMA from the exons ATGTTCGAtaacgtcatcgactcgagccaggtgatggttcagaggggaggttcgtcgaggtctgctgctcgtagctcccgtCGCTCTACTCAGGATACTGCAGAAGTTGAGCGACTACGAGAAGAGCTTAGGCAACATCAGGAGCGGCAAAGGGTTCAGGAGGAATACTTGAGGCAACATGCTGCGCAACAAGAATACTATGCTACTCAGTTTCAACAACAGCAAGCACTgatacaa CAACTAGCACAAGCCCAAGGGATACAGGTTTCGATGGCCCCCCACCTCCACCTCCCATACATTTTCCTTGGCCTTCACCTCcacctaccgaacatcag GTATATGagacccctccagctaccttgccggTGCAGCAACAACATGATGGCTTAG